A genomic window from Aquitalea aquatilis includes:
- a CDS encoding glycine betaine ABC transporter substrate-binding protein: MLKRHFLALLLTSLVLPVCSQAADKPTIKIGYVEGWSDSVATTNVAANIIRNKLGYPVEIVPVAAGIMWQGVARGDLDATLSAWLPTTHEAYYTQFKDKVVDVAVNYPGAKIGLIVPDYVAAHSIADLNANKAAFQGRIVGIDAGAGVMKKTEEAIKKYQLDYTLLPSSGTGMAAELARSINSKKSIAVTGWIPHWMFAKWKLRFLDDPQKVYGDAEHVDSVIHPGLGTKAPEVVAFLKKFRWKPEEIGKVMLDVENGAKPAAAADGWVKANPAKVNEWTH, from the coding sequence ATGCTGAAACGCCATTTTCTTGCCCTGCTGCTGACCAGCCTGGTATTGCCCGTCTGTAGTCAGGCGGCTGACAAGCCCACCATCAAGATCGGTTATGTAGAAGGCTGGTCCGATAGCGTGGCCACCACCAATGTGGCCGCCAACATCATCCGCAACAAGCTGGGTTACCCGGTGGAAATCGTGCCGGTGGCCGCCGGCATCATGTGGCAGGGCGTGGCACGGGGTGATCTGGACGCCACCCTGTCCGCCTGGCTACCTACCACGCACGAGGCCTATTACACCCAGTTCAAGGACAAGGTGGTGGATGTGGCCGTCAACTATCCGGGGGCCAAGATCGGCCTGATCGTGCCGGATTATGTGGCCGCCCATTCCATTGCCGACCTCAACGCCAACAAGGCGGCATTTCAGGGCCGTATTGTCGGCATCGATGCCGGTGCCGGCGTGATGAAGAAAACCGAAGAAGCCATCAAGAAATACCAGCTGGACTACACCCTGCTACCCAGCTCCGGTACCGGCATGGCCGCCGAACTGGCCCGCTCCATCAATAGCAAGAAATCCATTGCCGTCACCGGCTGGATTCCGCACTGGATGTTTGCCAAATGGAAGCTGCGCTTCCTGGATGACCCGCAGAAAGTCTATGGCGACGCCGAGCATGTCGACAGCGTGATCCACCCCGGCCTGGGCACCAAGGCCCCGGAAGTGGTGGCCTTCCTGAAGAAATTCCGCTGGAAGCCGGAGGAGATCGGCAAGGTGATGCTGGATGTGGAAAACGGTGCCAAGCCGGCAGCCGCCGCCGATGGCTGGGTCAAGGCCAATCCGGCCAAGGTAAACGAGTGGACGCATTGA
- a CDS encoding dipeptidase: protein MTTLHQDALVIDGLIIAKWSREVFDDMRRGGLSAANCTVSVWEGFQDTVGNIAEMKKQIRDYSDILTLVRTTDDVRRAKAEGKTGIILGFQNAHAFEDNLGYIEAFADMGVRVVQLCYNTQNLVGTGCYERDGGLSGFGREVIAEMNRVGIMVDLSHVGGNTSREAILESKKPVCYSHCLPSGLKEHPRNKSDEELRFIADHGGFIGVTMFPPFLKRGIEATVDDYVEAMDYIINLVGEDCVGYGTDFTQGYDKGFFDWITHDKGRHRRLTNFGTILNPEGIRTIGETPNLTAAMEKAGWTEGKIRKVLGENWLRVFADVWGR, encoded by the coding sequence ATGACAACGCTACATCAGGACGCGCTGGTGATTGACGGGCTGATCATTGCCAAATGGAGCCGCGAGGTATTCGACGACATGCGCCGTGGCGGCCTGTCGGCGGCCAACTGTACCGTGTCGGTCTGGGAAGGTTTCCAGGACACGGTGGGCAATATCGCCGAGATGAAAAAGCAGATTCGCGATTACAGCGACATCCTCACTCTGGTACGAACCACCGACGACGTGCGCCGTGCCAAGGCCGAGGGCAAGACCGGCATCATCCTGGGCTTCCAGAACGCCCACGCCTTTGAAGACAATCTGGGTTATATCGAAGCCTTTGCCGACATGGGCGTGCGCGTGGTGCAGCTGTGCTACAACACGCAAAACCTGGTGGGCACCGGCTGCTACGAGCGCGATGGCGGGCTGTCCGGCTTTGGCCGCGAAGTGATTGCCGAGATGAACCGGGTGGGCATCATGGTCGACCTGTCGCATGTCGGCGGCAACACCTCGCGCGAGGCCATTCTGGAATCGAAAAAACCGGTGTGCTACTCGCACTGCCTGCCGTCCGGCCTGAAAGAGCACCCGCGCAACAAGAGCGATGAAGAACTGCGCTTCATTGCCGATCACGGCGGCTTCATCGGCGTCACCATGTTCCCGCCCTTCCTCAAGCGCGGCATCGAGGCCACGGTGGACGACTATGTCGAAGCCATGGATTACATCATCAATCTGGTGGGTGAAGACTGCGTGGGCTACGGCACCGACTTCACCCAGGGCTACGACAAGGGCTTCTTCGACTGGATCACCCACGACAAGGGCCGTCATCGCCGCCTGACCAACTTTGGCACCATTCTTAATCCGGAAGGCATCCGCACCATAGGCGAAACGCCCAATCTGACCGCCGCCATGGAAAAGGCCGGCTGGACCGAAGGCAAGATCCGCAAGGTGCTGGGTGAAAACTGGCTGCGGGTATTTGCGGATGTCTGGGGGCGTTAG
- a CDS encoding sarcosine oxidase subunit gamma translates to MESPLQHFKLAAEAQPRRADGRIWCNELPHLGYAVLRGDTAEAGFAQLVQQVTGLALPLRAGAISQGPQGVLLWTSPDEWLLVSHRQRLADWTAQLDAGFAAQQLFAQTVDSSGGLTLAWLGGGEHITVLRHLGVYDFESIPLGHMVSTVLGKATVQILRLDDDGVFVLFRRSFADYVWRLLRRAAQPYGFAVCQLEARGEHPLFAQLATPRPSLILA, encoded by the coding sequence ATGGAGTCGCCGCTCCAACACTTCAAGCTGGCTGCCGAGGCGCAACCGCGCCGTGCCGATGGCCGCATCTGGTGTAACGAACTGCCGCACCTGGGCTATGCCGTGCTGCGTGGCGATACCGCCGAGGCCGGCTTTGCCCAACTGGTGCAGCAAGTCACCGGCCTGGCGCTGCCCTTGCGGGCCGGTGCCATCAGCCAGGGCCCGCAAGGCGTGCTGCTGTGGACCTCGCCGGACGAATGGCTGCTGGTCAGCCACCGTCAGCGCCTGGCCGACTGGACTGCGCAGCTGGATGCCGGCTTTGCCGCGCAACAGCTGTTTGCCCAGACGGTGGACTCCAGCGGCGGCCTGACCCTGGCCTGGCTGGGGGGGGGCGAGCACATCACCGTGCTGCGCCACCTGGGGGTGTATGACTTCGAATCCATCCCGCTGGGGCATATGGTCAGCACCGTGCTGGGCAAGGCCACCGTGCAGATACTGCGGCTGGATGACGACGGCGTGTTTGTGCTGTTCCGCCGCAGCTTTGCCGACTACGTGTGGCGGCTGCTGCGCCGTGCCGCCCAGCCCTACGGCTTTGCCGTGTGCCAGCTGGAAGCCCGTGGCGAGCATCCGCTGTTTGCCCAGTTGGCCACGCCCCGGCCCAGCCTGATTCTGGCCTGA
- a CDS encoding sarcosine oxidase subunit alpha family protein → MSGYRIHRPGERINRQKPVSFQFDNVQYRAFSGDTLASALLANGVRLIGRSFKYGRPRGIVGFGAEEPNALIQLETGAHTVPDLKATQVELYQGLLAGSTTGYPSLDFDLKGLLGKFGRFMPPGFYYKTFMEPVKAWPIYEKYIRKAAGYGHAPVLPDPESYDHLHHHIDVLVVGGGAAGLWAATLAGRAGLKTLLVDEQAEMGGWLLTERRSRIDGLSGMDWVGQRLAELASLPNVSVLPRTTAFALHDLNLVQAVELLQDHLPLTERNAALPRQRLHKIRAHQVILASGAIERPLVFGYNDVPGVMTVAAGHSYLNRYGVAVGREVLVQTQNDAAYEAALDLALSGVKVTLADARHSGAAAWRQQALKSAGVELLLGHGIAKVLGDKSVSGAQLVKLDGRNNQVIGSGPRLNVDTVLSSGGLTSTVHLFCHNGGRPVWNQQQLSFVCPDEGRDNIACVGAITGRWELSEALGQTHAAVAALLLGKGRGSSGNAPAVANEEVAAPRAIFRLPDGKPEGHGAKAFVDYQNDVAAADIHTAIRENYRSIEHVKRYTALGFGTDQGKLSNINGFAIAAEALGKPIAEVGTTTYRPSYTPVTFGALAGPHVGETFDVRRYTAMHASHDARKAEYEVVGQWLRPWYFPKPGEDLHAAVNRECLATRNSVGVMDASTLGKIDVKGPDAREFLNRIYSNAWSKLDPGKCRYGLMLDENGMVMDDGVTACLADDHFHMTTTTGGAARVYSWLERWHQTEWPELKVRFTTTTDHWATVAVVGPNSRQVLQKLCSDIDFAKDAFKFMDGRTGTVAGLPARVFRISFSGELAYEINVDANYGRYMWEEVMKAGAEFDITPYGTETMHVLRAEKGFIIVGQDTDGSMSPNDLAMSWAVGMKKPFSFLGKRSLLRSHTAGDGRKQLVGLLPLDPQVVLAEGAQILSNTDDTVPAAMQGHVTSSYHSAFLGRSIAMAVLKDGSKREGDTVFVWAHGKSVPAQVVSSVFVDKEGVRQHA, encoded by the coding sequence ATGAGCGGCTACCGCATCCACCGCCCGGGCGAGCGTATCAATCGCCAGAAACCGGTCAGCTTCCAGTTTGACAATGTGCAGTACCGGGCATTTTCCGGCGATACCCTGGCCTCGGCGCTGCTGGCCAATGGCGTGCGCCTGATCGGCCGCAGCTTCAAATACGGCCGGCCGCGCGGCATTGTCGGCTTTGGTGCCGAAGAACCCAATGCGCTGATCCAGCTGGAAACCGGCGCGCACACCGTGCCCGACCTCAAGGCTACCCAGGTTGAGCTATACCAGGGCCTGCTGGCGGGCAGCACCACCGGCTACCCCTCGCTGGATTTCGATCTCAAGGGCCTGCTGGGCAAGTTTGGCCGCTTCATGCCGCCGGGCTTCTACTACAAGACCTTCATGGAGCCGGTGAAAGCCTGGCCCATCTACGAAAAATACATCCGCAAGGCGGCAGGTTACGGCCATGCCCCGGTCTTGCCCGATCCGGAAAGCTACGACCACCTGCACCATCATATTGATGTGCTGGTGGTGGGCGGCGGTGCTGCCGGTCTGTGGGCCGCCACGCTGGCGGGCCGTGCCGGGCTGAAAACCCTGCTGGTGGACGAGCAGGCGGAAATGGGCGGCTGGCTGCTCACCGAACGCCGCAGCCGCATCGATGGCCTGTCCGGCATGGACTGGGTGGGCCAGCGTCTGGCCGAGCTGGCCAGCCTGCCCAATGTCAGCGTGCTGCCGCGCACCACCGCCTTTGCCCTGCATGATCTGAATCTGGTGCAGGCGGTGGAGCTGTTGCAAGACCACCTGCCGCTGACCGAGCGCAATGCCGCGCTGCCGCGCCAGCGTCTGCACAAGATCCGCGCCCATCAGGTGATTCTGGCCAGTGGCGCCATCGAACGCCCGCTGGTGTTTGGTTACAACGATGTACCCGGCGTGATGACGGTAGCGGCAGGTCATAGCTATCTGAATCGCTACGGTGTGGCGGTGGGGCGCGAAGTGCTGGTGCAAACCCAGAACGATGCCGCCTACGAAGCCGCGCTGGACCTGGCGCTGTCCGGCGTCAAGGTGACGCTGGCCGATGCCCGTCACAGCGGCGCAGCAGCATGGCGGCAGCAGGCACTGAAGAGTGCTGGTGTCGAGCTGCTGCTGGGCCATGGCATTGCCAAGGTGCTGGGCGACAAGAGCGTCAGCGGCGCGCAGCTGGTGAAGCTGGATGGCCGCAACAATCAGGTGATTGGCTCCGGCCCGCGCCTGAATGTGGATACCGTGCTGTCCTCCGGCGGCCTCACCTCCACCGTGCATCTGTTCTGCCACAACGGTGGCCGACCGGTGTGGAATCAGCAGCAGCTGTCTTTTGTCTGCCCGGATGAAGGTCGCGACAATATCGCCTGCGTCGGTGCCATTACCGGCCGCTGGGAATTGTCCGAGGCACTGGGCCAGACCCACGCCGCCGTGGCTGCACTATTGCTGGGCAAGGGCCGTGGCAGCAGCGGCAATGCCCCGGCGGTGGCCAATGAAGAAGTGGCCGCGCCGCGTGCCATCTTCCGCCTGCCGGATGGTAAGCCGGAAGGCCACGGTGCCAAGGCTTTTGTCGATTACCAGAATGATGTGGCGGCTGCCGACATCCACACGGCCATTCGTGAAAACTACCGCTCCATCGAACACGTCAAGCGCTATACCGCGCTGGGCTTTGGTACGGATCAGGGCAAGCTGTCCAATATCAACGGCTTTGCCATTGCCGCCGAAGCGCTGGGCAAACCCATCGCCGAAGTGGGCACCACCACCTATCGGCCGTCCTACACCCCGGTGACCTTTGGCGCACTGGCCGGCCCGCATGTGGGCGAAACCTTCGATGTGCGCCGCTATACCGCCATGCATGCCAGCCATGATGCGCGCAAGGCCGAGTACGAAGTGGTGGGCCAGTGGCTGCGCCCCTGGTACTTCCCCAAGCCGGGCGAGGACCTGCACGCCGCAGTGAACCGCGAATGCCTGGCCACCCGTAATAGTGTCGGCGTGATGGATGCCTCCACCCTGGGCAAGATCGACGTCAAGGGCCCGGACGCACGTGAATTCCTCAACCGTATCTACAGCAATGCCTGGAGCAAGCTCGATCCCGGCAAGTGCCGCTACGGCCTGATGCTGGACGAAAACGGCATGGTGATGGACGACGGCGTGACTGCCTGCCTGGCCGACGACCACTTCCACATGACCACCACCACTGGCGGCGCGGCACGTGTCTACAGCTGGCTGGAGCGCTGGCACCAGACCGAATGGCCGGAGCTGAAAGTGCGCTTCACCACCACCACCGACCACTGGGCCACCGTGGCCGTGGTGGGGCCGAACAGCCGCCAGGTGCTGCAAAAGCTGTGTAGCGACATCGACTTCGCCAAGGACGCTTTCAAGTTCATGGATGGCCGCACTGGCACCGTGGCCGGCCTGCCGGCACGGGTGTTCCGCATCAGCTTCTCCGGTGAGCTGGCTTATGAAATCAACGTCGATGCCAACTATGGCCGCTACATGTGGGAAGAGGTGATGAAGGCGGGTGCCGAGTTCGACATCACCCCCTACGGCACCGAAACCATGCACGTACTGCGGGCGGAGAAGGGCTTCATCATCGTCGGTCAGGACACCGACGGTTCGATGAGCCCGAACGATCTGGCCATGAGCTGGGCGGTGGGCATGAAAAAGCCGTTCAGCTTCCTCGGCAAGCGTTCGCTGCTGCGCTCGCACACCGCCGGTGATGGCCGCAAGCAGCTGGTGGGCCTGCTGCCGCTGGACCCGCAAGTGGTGCTGGCCGAAGGCGCACAGATTCTCAGCAATACCGATGACACGGTGCCGGCAGCCATGCAGGGCCATGTCACTTCCAGTTATCACAGTGCCTTCCTCGGCCGCTCCATTGCCATGGCCGTACTGAAGGATGGCAGCAAGCGCGAGGGCGACACCGTGTTCGTCTGGGCGCATGGCAAGAGTGTGCCGGCGCAGGTGGTGTCGTCGGTGTTCGTGGACAAGGAAGGGGTGCGTCAACATGCCTGA
- a CDS encoding sarcosine oxidase subunit delta, with protein MLVITCPYCQEAREEEEFSYAGEAYIARPAVPEEADDATWGDYVFHRKNPRGWHWEQWQHVAGCRKVFAVKRHTVTYEIAGSWTLADGKALYLKEQA; from the coding sequence ATGTTGGTGATTACCTGCCCGTACTGCCAAGAGGCAAGGGAAGAAGAAGAGTTCAGCTACGCCGGTGAAGCCTATATCGCCCGCCCGGCAGTGCCGGAAGAGGCCGACGATGCCACCTGGGGTGACTATGTGTTCCACCGCAAGAACCCGCGTGGCTGGCACTGGGAGCAATGGCAGCATGTCGCCGGCTGTCGCAAGGTGTTCGCGGTCAAGCGTCATACCGTCACGTATGAAATTGCCGGTTCCTGGACACTGGCCGACGGCAAGGCACTGTATCTGAAGGAGCAAGCATGA
- a CDS encoding sarcosine oxidase subunit beta family protein translates to MANRYSLWSLIKNGLKHHESWQPAWKSPQPKKQYDVIIVGGGGHGLATAYYLAKEHGIKNVAVLEKGYLGGGNTARNTTIIRSNYLWDEAAHLYEHGLKLWEGLSQDLNFNVMFSQRGVMNVGHTLQDMRDIERRANANLLNGVDAVVMTPQEIKDMVPLIDISNRARYPIMGASFQPRGGVARHDAVAWGFARGASELGVDIIEQCEVTGLIIEGGRIKGVNTSRGDIMADRVGCVAAGNSSVLAKMAGLRLPLESHPLQAFVSESMKPCIDTVVMSNAVHGYVSQSDKGELVIGAGIDSYLGYGQRGSPHVIEHTAAAIIEMFPSFSRVRMNRQWGGIVDVSPDACPIISKTRIQGLYFNCGWGTGGFKATPGSGNVFAHTIAHDDPHPLNRAFSLDRFATGHLIDEHGAAAVAH, encoded by the coding sequence ATGGCAAACCGATACTCCTTGTGGAGCCTGATCAAGAACGGGCTCAAGCATCATGAAAGCTGGCAGCCGGCCTGGAAAAGCCCGCAGCCAAAGAAGCAGTACGACGTGATCATCGTCGGCGGTGGTGGCCATGGCCTGGCCACGGCCTACTATCTGGCCAAGGAGCATGGCATCAAGAATGTGGCCGTGCTGGAAAAAGGCTATCTGGGCGGCGGCAATACCGCACGCAATACCACCATCATCCGTTCCAATTATCTGTGGGACGAGGCGGCGCACTTGTATGAACACGGCCTGAAATTGTGGGAGGGCCTGTCGCAGGACCTCAACTTCAACGTGATGTTCAGCCAGCGCGGCGTGATGAACGTGGGCCACACCCTGCAGGACATGCGCGACATCGAACGCCGCGCCAATGCCAACCTGCTCAATGGCGTGGATGCGGTGGTGATGACGCCGCAGGAAATCAAGGACATGGTGCCGCTGATCGACATCAGCAACCGTGCGCGCTACCCCATCATGGGGGCCAGCTTCCAGCCGCGTGGCGGTGTCGCGCGCCATGACGCTGTGGCCTGGGGCTTTGCCCGTGGCGCGTCCGAACTGGGCGTGGACATCATCGAGCAGTGCGAAGTCACCGGCCTGATCATCGAAGGTGGGCGCATCAAGGGCGTAAATACCAGCCGTGGCGACATCATGGCCGACCGTGTCGGCTGTGTGGCTGCGGGTAATTCTTCGGTGCTGGCCAAGATGGCCGGGCTGCGCCTGCCGCTGGAAAGCCACCCGCTGCAGGCTTTTGTGTCGGAATCGATGAAGCCCTGCATCGACACCGTGGTGATGTCCAATGCCGTGCACGGCTATGTCAGCCAGTCCGACAAGGGCGAGCTGGTGATCGGTGCCGGTATCGACAGCTATCTGGGCTACGGCCAGCGCGGCAGCCCGCATGTGATCGAGCACACCGCCGCTGCCATCATCGAGATGTTCCCGTCCTTCTCTCGCGTGCGCATGAACCGCCAGTGGGGCGGCATTGTGGATGTGTCGCCGGATGCCTGCCCCATCATCAGCAAAACCCGCATCCAGGGCCTGTATTTCAACTGTGGCTGGGGTACCGGCGGCTTCAAGGCCACGCCGGGTTCGGGCAATGTGTTTGCCCACACCATCGCCCATGACGATCCGCACCCGCTGAACCGGGCCTTCTCGCTGGACCGTTTTGCCACCGGACATCTGATCGACGAGCACGGCGCAGCCGCCGTGGCTCACTAG
- the purU gene encoding formyltetrahydrofolate deformylase: protein MIATTPSYVLSFTCHSASGQVARFSALLETQGCYIDELAVFDDPSSQRFFVRCVFHPQAESFDQSRLAAGMAEMNQHYQDLRWQLHDRRERARVMIMVSKLDHCLNDLLYRQKMGDLEMTVTAIVSNHRELAPIAEAYGLPFHHLPVSPANKAEQEAAVLALIKETGSELVILARYMQVLSSETSALLAGRAINIHHSFLPGFKGARPYWQAHERGVKLIGATAHYITDDLDEGPIIEQVVDRVDHACTAEDLQATGRDMECQALARAVRYHLERRVFLNDNRTVVLR from the coding sequence ATGATTGCCACCACCCCGTCTTATGTCTTGAGCTTTACCTGCCACAGCGCCTCCGGTCAGGTGGCCCGCTTCTCCGCCCTGCTGGAGACACAGGGCTGTTATATCGACGAGCTGGCGGTATTCGACGACCCCAGCAGCCAGCGCTTTTTCGTGCGCTGCGTATTCCACCCGCAAGCGGAAAGTTTCGACCAGTCGCGGTTGGCGGCGGGCATGGCCGAAATGAACCAGCACTATCAGGATTTGCGCTGGCAGCTGCACGACCGCCGCGAGCGGGCGCGGGTGATGATCATGGTGTCCAAGCTGGACCACTGCCTGAACGACCTGCTGTACCGGCAGAAAATGGGCGATCTGGAGATGACCGTTACCGCCATTGTTTCCAACCACCGCGAGCTGGCCCCGATTGCCGAGGCCTACGGCCTGCCCTTTCACCACCTGCCGGTCAGCCCGGCCAACAAGGCCGAGCAGGAAGCCGCCGTGCTGGCACTGATCAAGGAAACCGGCTCCGAGCTGGTGATTCTGGCGCGCTACATGCAAGTGCTATCCAGCGAAACCAGCGCCCTGCTGGCGGGGCGCGCCATCAACATCCACCACTCCTTCCTGCCCGGTTTCAAGGGCGCGCGGCCCTATTGGCAGGCCCACGAACGCGGGGTCAAGCTGATTGGCGCCACCGCGCATTACATTACCGACGATCTGGATGAAGGCCCCATCATCGAGCAGGTGGTAGACCGGGTAGACCATGCCTGCACCGCGGAAGACCTGCAGGCCACCGGCCGCGACATGGAATGCCAGGCGCTGGCCCGCGCCGTACGCTACCACCTGGAACGGCGGGTGTTTCTGAATGACAACCGCACGGTGGTGTTGCGCTAG
- a CDS encoding FKBP-type peptidyl-prolyl cis-trans isomerase, producing the protein MKITENSAVTLRMKVTDSQGQVYDDGKHPVSYLHGDYDNLFAKLEAALEGQEAGFQTALELATEDTFGERDEALVTTMPKADFPPGIKVGGQIQRIGPDGEPRYYFVTKIKGPTVLLDGNHPLCGKTLRFAITVLNVRAATAEEIAHQHVHGEHGHQH; encoded by the coding sequence ATGAAAATCACCGAAAACAGCGCCGTCACCCTGCGCATGAAAGTGACCGACAGCCAAGGCCAGGTTTACGACGATGGCAAGCACCCCGTCTCCTACCTGCACGGCGATTACGACAATCTGTTCGCCAAGCTGGAAGCCGCACTGGAAGGCCAGGAAGCCGGCTTTCAAACCGCACTGGAACTGGCCACCGAAGACACCTTCGGCGAGCGCGACGAAGCCCTGGTCACCACCATGCCCAAGGCCGACTTCCCGCCCGGCATCAAGGTAGGCGGCCAGATCCAGCGCATCGGCCCGGATGGCGAGCCGCGCTACTACTTTGTCACCAAGATCAAAGGCCCCACCGTGTTGCTGGACGGCAACCACCCGCTGTGCGGCAAGACCCTGCGCTTTGCCATCACCGTGCTGAATGTACGGGCGGCCACTGCCGAGGAAATTGCTCACCAGCATGTACATGGCGAGCACGGGCATCAGCACTGA